The following nucleotide sequence is from Apium graveolens cultivar Ventura chromosome 4, ASM990537v1, whole genome shotgun sequence.
AATGGAGAGACAGGGACAAAGAGATGATGTTTGGGGAAATAAGCTACTGCCTGCACGTGTCCTTCAAATGGGACGCGTGTTCATATTCTCTTACGAGATGTTAACACGTGTCCTGAGTATTAGGGGTCGAATAATTAACCAAATTTCGAAATCAACGAGGCAGGGCACCTCGAAAACAATTTCGCTAAATCACGATAATACTTTTAAAGTATTGTAAATATTCTGAGGTTTACAAAAACatagattttgaaattttaagaaaatttttaaaacgcgatttatacccgcttttagcctTTAAACGAAACCATGCACGGGTAAGTTTAATCCcgaaaatctccaaaataattttaaaattctcagaataatacgaacttaataaaatatgaatttcatgatttttaaaaatttccataattaaatatggattttacaaataaacgcggtcagaaaatcatttaaaaatgaataattggtgaaatattgatttttcaattttctaaagtcctaaaaataattatcgaaattataaaattataaaccaattttagaaataatctcaatatttatggaattaaaactatattaaaatcacttttacaagcgaaataaaatcatatactTCCATAATAAAGCACACAGTTCAATCCCACATATTAacaaatcacacataaataaatAACGATCAATAACTACTTCCAAAATCATTAcatacatttatttaattatttaaacctttattatattttgaaattattagaataaaagaatatacacgagtcgttataatgaATAAGTCTTGTTCTATATTTTATtatgatgataataataataaataaatgatcGCACAAACATTTTATGCCTTAACTATTATTATGCGTCTATTTTAACAATAATCTATTTATGTAAGAATTTTTTGATTGGTTATGTTATTTTGGTATTATTATTGTGTCCAGatataattttgatttaaaaattatttctcTTATAAATAGTTTTGTAAGTGGTTCTCATTTCTTTTTATCAATTAATtagtaaattatatatatatatagagtaaagttctatggaaTCCACCTTTTAATTGGAGTCATCGGAATCCATCTATGTTatgcaaataaaatatcttctaaAACGTGTTATCTTACAAAAtatgtttcacaaatatcatACTTCAATAAAATCGTGCAAATATCATATATTTGCAAGTATAATTTGTATGTTCTGCAACACGCATGTTCTGCAAACTAGGCATGTTTtgtaaaataatatgttttgcaacattcgacttgtaaaatctatgcaatccgcaagattttcaataaaattgtgatatttgtagaatatcattcaaaaaataatatgttttgcaacaatttaagctatattttacttgcagaacatatatggactgCAAGGACTCCAATGAAATAGGGGACTGCATAGAATCtaaccctatatatatatatatatatatttaaccTATCAAAAATGGATGAAGGATATGTAATTGACATTACCAATATTAAATGGATTTAAAGTTTGTATATAAAAATATAGAATTCTTACCTCTAGAATGTCACTCATTATTTTTTAGACAAATAAAAgttaataaaatttattaaaagaTAAGTTTTCTGCAAACATCtaaatacttttaaaattattgGTTCTAAAGTCCACATATATGATTTTTAGAGAAGTGGGGGATAATTGTCATATGAACTATGAATTTAAGATATTAAATAAAAACTAATTGTAATGTATGCaatttattatataataaaattaaattaatgtGAATTGTGATAAAGTGATTTGATTATTCTTTCACATCCATCATGGCATCACATGTATCTTGTTCTCACAAACAAAGATAAGGAGGTGTTTTCATGTCACATTCATTAGCCAaggaaaaagaaattaaaaattaCGTTTAAATTAAATACAACTGAATACCAGAAAGAAGCCACCAAGTTGGCATACAAACCACGTTTCTTTCATTCTCAAATAACAACTATTTGTAAATAGAAATTCCGTTATGTCTCTCTTTACAAAAAAAATTTCTTGATAACTCACTTTTCAATCTTTCAGTTACCTCCTCTTTTTCTTTTTAATCTCtatgtgtatatatattaatCCTCCTTTGCATTGCTTCCATGCATCACTATTATCATATAGTTGTTTCTCTTTAGTACAAACTATCTCAATTCTAATTTAGAGTTTCAAGATTAAGTTTGTGCTTTTTCCTAAGACATTGTTTATTGAGCAATAATGGAAAATCTTTGGAATGAACAAATCGAGTTGCCTCCTGGATTTAGATTTCATCCAACCGATGAAGAGCTTATAACTCATTACCTCTGTCAAAAGGTTTATGACATCAACTTCTCACCAGCGCCCATTGGAACAGTTGATTTAAACAAGGTTGAGCCTTGGGATCTTCCAGGTAAGATTTCCATATTTACAAGTGTGTACTTTTAGTTGTCATTTTACTTTCTATACAAATCAGAGTCTTATTCACCTGTTCCAAACTTTGTGCACTTAAAAGGAATGGCAAAGATGGGCGAAGATGAATGGTATTTTTTCTGTGTGAAAGATAAGAAGTACCCTACCGGTTCAAGAACAAACAGGGCAACTGAAGCTGGATATTGGAAAGCAACCGGAAAAGATAAGGAGATCTATCGATCAAAAAAGCTTGTTGGAATGAAAAAAACTCTGGTTTTTTACAAGGGAAGAGCACCAAGAGGGCATAAAACCAACTGGGTCATGCATGAATTTAGACTAGAGGGCAAGTTTTCAATCAGCAAAGTTACACAGGTAATGATAGCTCGATGTTCTGTTTTTTGTCTGTTTCATAAAACCGGTTCGTGCTAACACTATTTTCATATAATCTCATTACAAACAGAATGAGTGGGCGATTTCAAGAATCTTCCATAAAAATTCAAGTGGGAAGAAAACACATATATCATTAGTTGAATCACAACATTCAAATCTACCTCCTTTAATGGATTCATCGGGAACATTACAAGGTGATGGATCTCACCTGTCATGCTTCCCCGGCCGATCAGAAGACAAAAAACCTCATGAGGATTTGTTTGAAAATCTTAATATTGTTGTACCTCCCTCCCCATCTTCCCCAGCTAAACACCCAATTCAAAACACCTATTTTCCCGCACAGTTTTCATTTCCATACCAAGAACCGTTGTTAATGCAAGAGGAGTCTATTTTCAActattttttagaaaataatgGGGCAGAAATGAAAAATAGTTCAAAAACAGACTACTCACAAGACACCTGCGGAATGAGTACTGATGTGTCTTGCGGTCAGAGGTGTTGCGAAGATGAAGAATATCCCATCATTTCTGGGGGACCAGTGGACCTTGGTTGTCTTTGGAATTTTTAAGTTATACAATCATTTTTGGCTTAGGTATTGCTTAAATTAAGCTTTAGCCAATTCATACCTAGAGAAAGAAATTTCATATCAATCTCTGCGATTGTAGTGTGTACACAAATTTTCATCTTATTTTCGCTGTTGGGTTCGAGTAGTTTACGTAGGATTAGGTTTGAGGAACTCGTGAATCATGTTTAGTATATTGTAATAGAAGTTTTATCTAATATTATCGGTGTGTAATATATTTATGCAGTTAATTAGTCGGGGTTATAAGTTTATGTTATTCAGGTTCACGTGAATCACATCGATGAAACTTGATTCGGTACTGATGCTTGAATGATGCGTTTTAAGTATGAATGTAGCTTAAATTGTCTCTGATTGATCACTTGGTAATATTGTATGTTAGGTCACCAACCAGGTGTAGATGGTTGAGTGAGTGATGTATCACATAATCTGGTAAATAAACTGTATGTTttgattaattaaaaatcagtcCATCTATGATCTATATATTCATCCCAGTTTTGGTAGGACAAGTTGGTTAACGTTTTCAACTATACAACagctgttatggataaaaaactaaggttattattcgctgtatttattgctaagattcgggagctcaaggcctttaatggttgctctcgtgttttgtagcttaattctgcctttacgagatgcctacgtatctctgtgaattagagaatcaagcaaaaaaacgtagttctgatttgtggggtgaggccccttatataggtgtgggagtccttgaattggacttggtataggagacttggtggtcaagtctctgagTTAGGATAtacttaggagtcctaggaagtaggaagctgactCCTTATctcatgaggttccttggaggtcaatctacaaggatttatattcccactaggacttatcttaatagctgttttcctcccttatttattaattacgaaattaataaataatcagggcttttgggccttctttgttcaatcaggcctgatctggtccatctggcctgatcaatgtgttgacctttttggcCTGAATGTCATctttgtgcatcttaatctgattgtatccgctaaatccatccatgaaactcagcatctcatgcccaacagtggcatcaatcaaagtatcaatccttggcaacggaaaacagtctttagggcatgtatcattcagatcagtgaagtctatacacatcctccactttccattagccttcttcaccattacagggtttgctaaccattccggaaattgaatctcttcaatgaaaccagcctctaagagcttttcaacttcctgctttatagcctctttTCTTTctggggcaaagtttcttttcttttgtttcactgtcttcctgtTTGTATctacgtttaacttgtgagtgatcagctccgggtctatgtctggcatatcagctgctgaccatgcgaacacatcactattttcttgcaaaaatttcaccaacttccctctaaggggctcctctaatgtggctccaatgaaagtcatcttctcaggattcttggggtctaaaggaatcgagaccaagtcttctgctggttttcctctcttctcatcatcttctcggacatccatatcttcaataggaagaacctgccccccagctccatctgccctcaaagaggccacataacagcttcttgccgttttttgatctcctctttcttctccaattcCATCTCGAGTCgaaaatttcataactgaatgataagaagaagggactgccttaaaggcatgtatccctgttcttcccatgatagcgttgtaagtcgaactagccttcaccaccacaaagtccaacatctgagttgcttgccttggttcctgtcctatggttgttggcaatttgattataccttctacggggcattccactcctgcgaatccatatatcggcatgtcggttggggtcaattgggagtcattatatcccatccttaaaaaagtatcatggagcaaaatatccactgaagctccattatccacaaggacccttcttaccgggttgttccctattatcggggttatgaccaacgggtcgtcatggggaaatttcacaccctctagatCAGAATcgtcaaaagacattgttactcctgtcctatccctctttggggcttccccaacaatatgcataacttctcgagcatacgctttcttggagttcttggataatcctgcagcagttggtcctccaaaaattgtgttgatcacaggCCCTCGTGGACGTGGTCCTCTGAAAATTgaatttatcaccggtcccctaggttggggatttcgcccctgatcttcttgatctctccttcggtcatcGAAGTTCCTTCTCACATTGTTGTTtttatcccctccttctccagtgtatttattcaatcttccttttcgaatcaaaaactcaatttcgtctttcaattgcctacactcatcggtgtcatggccaacatctttgtgaaatctgcaatatttgctcttatctagtttggCGGGATCAgtcttcaagggcttaggccaacgaatatctctatctttctcaatctccatcaaaatgtggcttctaggagcattcagcttagcgtactcagtgaacttttgcccaggtcctcccttcttgggggttgaatcagaattttgttcggttctaggatacttgtccttagcaatatactccaaatcagttttccgcttcttgcctccagtgggctcattacttactacggtcttcctcatactttcttcaaccttgatatacttccatgccctctcttggagctgcaacatgctttcagggggacgtttggccaaggacatcttgaaaaactcatccctagttccttgttgcagtgctatcatggccaCCTTATCATCAAGGACCGGGACTTTTAgagcctcctttgtgaaacgattcaggtaatctctcaacgattccttagctccctgcacaatactcataagagatgctgaacttttctcatggactttcccactgatgaactgcttaataaaagcctgacttaactctctgaacgatccaatagagtttgggggcaagcgactgtaccatctttgagccatacccgacagggtttgagggaaggcccaacactttatagcatcattcacgggttgcagcagcagtgcattagagaatgtcctaacatgattagcggggtctcccgtgccatcataggctttgatagtgggcatcttgaatttctttgagatatgggcattcattatctcttctgtgaaaggtggagttggatcgtcaagatctccaaggggaaggaaattgcttggatcagttcttgggacgacagcccttcttcataccggaccatccaggtctatgacaggaggaggattcctccccctaggaggtatctggggtctggtggccaggtgagcttccaagtcacgcctcagcctttggatctcagcctcatgagccctgatcctttcttgcacttcctggggattcgccccttgggtgcttcgaggcgttgccttccatcggccatcggctctttgccaggacgtctccttcttggggccacttcatcatccgaagattcggagtctctctcagtgtaaggaccagaaaattcccgatcctcggggataggagccaaacctcgtatatagggggcgattgccctcgcGCTTCACCTCGCCcggcatgtccacttcctccaacctcggggtaaaggggcatcccgtaaggggggttagtagtaacaacagttgaatattcatacccgataggtcgagaattcacaggtatatgtacttgttgaacttgaggattcataccttgaatagtcgggggagtcgtcccttgtggctgaggttgagttgcccctatctgggcttccccttgagtagatgcataagttgagtggggaggaatctccacggttgacgaaatcacctgagttgtccctgatggtgttccttcctcctgagctctaattgttctccgtgttctctccatggttgttgttgtttcccacagacggtgccaaatgttatggataaaaaactaaggttattattcgttgtatttattactaagattcgggagctcaaggcctttaatggctgctctcgtgtttcgtagcttaattctgcctttacgagatgcctacgtatctctgtgaattagagaatcaagccaaaaaacgtagttctgatttgtggggtgaggccccttatataggtgtgggagtccttgaattggacttggtataggagacttggtggtgAAGTCTCTGAgttaggatagacttaggagtcctaggaagtaggaaactgactCCTTATctcatgaggttccttggaggccaatctacaaggatttatatttccactaggacttatcttaatagttgttttcctcccttatttattaattacgaaattaataaataatcagggcttttgggccttctttgttccatcaggcctgatctggtccatctgGCCTGttcaatgtgttgacctttttaGCCTGAATGTCacacatcttcttattgggcctagcagcccacaccttgcaatatttaattatacaatcaggatttatttatccctatcagcaGCTATTCATGAATTTGTACTATTCGATTGTAGATATCTTAATGTCATTTCATATTTCAGGGATAGACCTTTTCAATATCTTATTTGTGAATGAAAATGGAATCAGATTACATAAGCTTTAGCAGAGGATAACGACACTTATGTACAACATAGTTCTTCGAATGATGGCTATGTACATTGTACAACATAAATGGTGTGTAACAGGTGCCACCATTTCTAAATCAGTTAAATTGCTGAGGACTATATATTGATATTGTTTCACATACAGTTGCATACATCTATGTACGGCCTGGGAGCTGGGACATGATAAAAGAGGTAGGAGAGGGTGTTGGATAGGGCCCAATAAAACCCACCGAGCGAAGACCCATTAGATAATTCTGCTATTGGACCGAAGGCCATGACAGGTCCACGAACCGAAGGCCTAGTTAGCTCGCAGACTGAGGCGCACTTCTGTTCCAACCGTTGAGATTACACAATCATAATGTCCCATTTCTCCTCCTCTCCATTAATAAGGTGTTAGGGACGAAGCATTAATGACAGGATCGGGTATAAAATCCCAAAAAAGTAAGACATACACAATTACAGACTCATTCTCTCAAACTctttttactttcttgtattccttAAACCCACTCTACATCCAGATTCTTATTCTCataccggaggtgaatcggggggacAATCCCTCGCATTATCTTCCCTTTCAGGTAGCAGTCGAAGGCAGTCCCTGGGAGGCCGAAGGCCGTTCATTCAATATGAAGAAGATGTGggcataacatttggcgccgtctgtggaaaTTACAAGAATTATAAATGAGATATCGAGATAATGACAAACATATATATGAGCAATCACTACCACCACCTGGTTTCCCTCCACACAACGGAGGACAGACGTCCTCCCTGGTGGACGCCGATGGAGTCATCAAGTTGGCTCCCAAAGAAGAGGCCTTGCTCCTCAAGATCCGTGCGGAGAGGTTAGCCGCGAAGAAGGGCAAGGCAAAAGATGACCAAGATGAGAAAGAAGCAGAGGCCCGGGCGAAGCGAAGAGAGGCCGATGCGCTACGACTGAAAGCCCTGCAGCTCCAGAGGGAAGAAATTGAGCTACAGGAGAAAGCACTACAGGCTGATGAACCAGAGAAGACCACCAAACACAAGAAAGACTGTAGGGGGTATGGAAAAGAAGATGAGTCTGAATCTAATTCGCACCTCAGAAGGAAAAGGACGAAGCAGCCCCTTCCTCAGATGAAACTTGAAAGAGAAAAAGAGCCGAAGCAGAGCCTAGTGGGAATAGAGAGACCCTGAACATCGAGTTGGAAAAGTTCGGGGCGGATCTTTCAAGTCCGATCGCCGAACCAGCTGCCGAGACTGAAGAGGTTGAGTTATTGCAGGCCATTCAGGCAAAATGGTTCGAATTGGGAGAAATATTGAGAAAGATCTAAAGAAAAAGGTTGTCACGGTAATTTGGCAGTACCATGATGTGTTCTCCTGGGGACCAAAAGATATGCCTGGTTTGGATCCCAAGACGGCTAAACATTGCCTTAATGTTCACCCTGAGGCCAAACTGGTGAAGTAGAAGAAGAGGATTTTTACAGATGAACGACAGAAGGTGATTGAGGCCGAAGTAGAGAAGCTGTTGGAAGCTAAGTTTATAGAGGAAATAGAATACCCTGACTGGTTGGCTAACATGGTGGTCGTAAAGAAATCCAATGGAAAGTAGAGGATGTGTGTAGACTACACAGATCTCAATAAGGCTTGTTTGAAGGATCACTACCCCCTACCCAGCATCGACCAACTGATAGATGCCCCGGCTGGAAACTAGGTACTTAGTTTTCTTGATACTTTTTTCGGTTATCATCAAATTGCCATGAACGACAAAGATGTGCCCAAGACAGCGTTAATAACTCCGAAGGGAACTTATGCTTATATCAAAATGCCCTTCGGACTTAAGAATGCTGGAGCCACATTCCAACGAATGGTGAACAAAGTGTTCAAAGAGCAGATCGGTCGGAATATGGAGGCTTATATGGAGGACATGATCGTAAAATACCTGTTCCAAGATCATGCTGAGGACCTGAAAGAATGCTTCGAAACTCTCCGAATAAATAACATGAGGATTAATACGAACAAGTGCACCTTCGGGGTGTCAAGTGGAAAGTTTTTGGGCTACATGGTCAATGCCCGTGGGATAGAGGCGAACCCGGAGAAAATCAAAGCAGTCATCAACATGGAGGCTCCCAAGTGTATCAGAGACATCCAAAAACTGACTGGCCGACTGGCCTCCCTTCGGAGATTCATTTCCAGATCAGCCGAGAAGGCGCTTCCTTTCTTCGCCGTGCTTAAAGGGTCAAAGAATTTTGAGTGGGAGCCCGGGTGTCAAAAGTCATTCAAAGAAGTGAAAGAATATCTCACCAATGCACCACTCTTAATGAGGCATGATCCAAAAGAGACATGTCAGCGCTAATTAGCTGTGTCTGACAAAACAATGGGGGTAGTACATGTAAAAAATCATGAAGGTGTTTTCTACGTATCTCACATCCTTAAGGATGTAGAAACAAGGTACCCCAATGCTGAGAAATTCGTATATGGGCTGGTCATGGCCTCCCTAAAATTGCGACACTATTTCTAGAGTCGAACGGTTCAGGTTGTCACCGACCAGCCTTTGAAGAAAATTTTGACAAGACCGGAAGCTTTGGGAATTGTCGTGGCCTGGTCTATCGAATTGGGGGAATACGACCTCGAATACGTCCCCCGAACGGCGATCAAAGCTCAAGCCTTGGCAGATTTCATGGTCGATTGCACGCTTTTCGGGCCGCAGGATCTTACACCGGAAGAACAACTCATTCAGACCCCGGGTAGATGGAAGCTTTTTGGGGATGGTTCGGCATCGGGAAGAAGTGTGGGGCAGGTTTAATACTTTCCAGCCCCAACGGGTTTGAAATATGTCAGTCTATTTGGTTCGACTTCCCCCTCACCAATAATGAAATGGAACACGAAGCCCTTCTCGTAGGAATGGAGTTAGCCCAAAGCCTCGAGGCGAAGCACT
It contains:
- the LOC141718738 gene encoding NAC domain-containing protein 92-like; translation: MENLWNEQIELPPGFRFHPTDEELITHYLCQKVYDINFSPAPIGTVDLNKVEPWDLPESYSPVPNFVHLKGMAKMGEDEWYFFCVKDKKYPTGSRTNRATEAGYWKATGKDKEIYRSKKLVGMKKTLVFYKGRAPRGHKTNWVMHEFRLEGKFSISKVTQNEWAISRIFHKNSSGKKTHISLVESQHSNLPPLMDSSGTLQGDGSHLSCFPGRSEDKKPHEDLFENLNIVVPPSPSSPAKHPIQNTYFPAQFSFPYQEPLLMQEESIFNYFLENNGAEMKNSSKTDYSQDTCGMSTDVSCGQRCCEDEEYPIISGGPVDLGCLWNF